The following proteins are co-located in the Defluviitalea raffinosedens genome:
- the ribE gene encoding 6,7-dimethyl-8-ribityllumazine synthase, whose product MKTLEGNLMAKDLKVGIVVGRFNEFISSKLLSGAIDAFVRHGGNEADIEAAWVPGAFEIPLVAQKMAESKKYDAVICLGAVIRGATPHFDYVANEVSKGIAKVSLDTGVPVIFGVLTTDTIEQAIERAGTKAGNKGYDAAVTAIEMANLLKQF is encoded by the coding sequence ATTAAAACACTTGAAGGGAACTTGATGGCAAAAGATTTAAAAGTTGGGATCGTCGTCGGGCGTTTTAACGAGTTCATCAGCAGCAAGCTTTTAAGCGGAGCGATTGACGCATTTGTCAGGCATGGGGGAAACGAGGCTGACATCGAAGCGGCCTGGGTGCCGGGAGCGTTTGAAATTCCCCTGGTTGCACAGAAAATGGCCGAATCCAAAAAGTATGACGCGGTAATCTGCCTTGGCGCTGTTATCAGGGGGGCGACGCCTCATTTTGATTACGTTGCCAATGAAGTGTCCAAGGGGATTGCAAAGGTTTCATTAGATACCGGTGTGCCTGTGATATTCGGAGTTCTGACCACGGATACCATAGAGCAGGCGATTGAAAGAGCAGGTACAAAAGCCGGCAACAAGGGATATGATGCCGCGGTGACCGCTATCGAAATGGCAAACCTGCTGAAGCAGTTCTGA